From the genome of Hathewaya histolytica, one region includes:
- the thiT gene encoding energy-coupled thiamine transporter ThiT yields the protein MLPKGLLTVPNIISILVVLALLIAFISVKKIKLTTNIIVKVGMAVALSVVLNKITLYKMPQGGSITPGSMVPIVIMSLIYGPQVGMLTGFLMGIIDLLFGGYIVHPAQLLLDYPLAYMFIGLSGYLKPNVKKDSDAIIKSKLISGVLIGMVGRLTCHVLSGIIFFSEYAKGANPFIYSLNYNLSFLSFEFCITSFLVAMFPLKQILATNNINIDSK from the coding sequence ATGTTACCAAAAGGTTTACTTACAGTTCCTAATATTATTTCAATTTTAGTTGTACTAGCTCTACTTATAGCTTTTATATCTGTAAAAAAAATAAAATTAACTACAAATATAATCGTAAAAGTAGGCATGGCTGTAGCTTTATCTGTAGTATTAAACAAAATTACATTATACAAAATGCCTCAAGGAGGTAGTATTACTCCTGGAAGTATGGTTCCTATAGTTATAATGTCTCTAATCTATGGACCTCAAGTAGGTATGCTTACAGGATTCTTAATGGGTATAATTGATTTGCTCTTCGGTGGATATATTGTCCATCCTGCTCAATTATTACTTGACTACCCTCTTGCCTATATGTTTATAGGTCTAAGTGGATATCTTAAACCTAATGTTAAAAAGGATAGTGACGCTATAATAAAATCCAAACTCATATCTGGAGTATTAATAGGTATGGTTGGGAGACTAACATGTCACGTATTATCTGGGATAATTTTCTTTTCAGAATATGCTAAAGGCGCTAATCCTTTTATCTATTCTTTAAATTATAACTTATCATTTTTATCTTTTGAATTTTGTATAACATCATTTTTAGTAGCAATGTTTCCTTTAAAACAAATATTAGCTACTAATAATATAAATATAGATTCTAAATAA
- a CDS encoding Mrp/NBP35 family ATP-binding protein, with protein sequence MSSCDGCPSKSSCSKASEDKGCSVILPKFGHVKNVIGVMSGKGGVGKSTVTGILATKLRSSGYKVGVLDADITGPSMPRFFGINTERATISPTEDPKVFKFIPVETKQGIKVISLNLLTEKEEEPVIWRGPVINGVLNQMYGDTEWGELDYLLIDMPPGTGDISLTVMQSLPINSIVIVSTPQDMVSMIVKKVVIMAKKLNIKTLGVVENMSYVKCKCGEKMKVFSNKSAEEGAKELGLPLLSEMPINKELIEHMESGDIESFISSDKTYDELLQNFNKEYSNNRVIL encoded by the coding sequence ATGAGTAGTTGTGATGGATGCCCAAGCAAATCAAGTTGCTCAAAGGCTTCAGAAGATAAAGGTTGTAGTGTTATATTACCTAAGTTTGGACATGTAAAAAATGTAATAGGTGTTATGAGTGGAAAAGGTGGAGTAGGTAAATCAACAGTAACAGGTATATTAGCTACGAAGCTTAGAAGTTCAGGCTATAAAGTTGGAGTTTTAGATGCAGATATAACAGGACCATCTATGCCAAGGTTTTTTGGAATTAATACAGAAAGAGCAACAATTAGTCCGACAGAAGACCCAAAGGTATTCAAATTTATTCCGGTTGAAACTAAGCAAGGTATAAAAGTTATATCTTTAAATTTATTAACAGAAAAAGAAGAAGAACCAGTTATATGGAGAGGTCCCGTAATAAATGGTGTTTTAAATCAGATGTATGGAGATACAGAATGGGGAGAGTTAGACTATCTTTTAATAGATATGCCTCCTGGAACAGGGGATATATCATTAACAGTAATGCAAAGTCTACCTATTAATAGTATAGTAATAGTTTCAACACCTCAAGATATGGTTTCTATGATAGTTAAAAAAGTAGTTATAATGGCTAAAAAACTTAACATAAAAACCCTTGGGGTTGTGGAAAACATGAGCTATGTGAAATGTAAATGTGGAGAAAAAATGAAGGTGTTTTCTAATAAGTCTGCAGAAGAGGGAGCAAAGGAACTTGGACTTCCATTACTTTCTGAAATGCCTATAAATAAAGAATTAATAGAACATATGGAAAGTGGAGATATAGAAAGTTTTATATCTTCAGATAAGACTTACGATGAGCTTTTACAAAACTTCAATAAAGAGTACTCTAATAATAGAGTGATATTATAG